The DNA sequence tcttaatcgattaaaattaattttatcggACGTTTTAATTAGGATAAAAGCACAACAAAATCTATTTGAATGATAAAGGTTAGATTTATGAATAGATATTCAGTACATACAAAATTATAACCATTATCCTTTTGATCAGATTCATTAAAATTGTGgaaatcacttaaaaatattttttaaccaaaatataaaaattatatagatTATATAAGTACTCTTCCGCTAAAAAATCTTTGAGTTATACTTTCCAAAATGATTAATATAATCCTCTTAGTGAGTCTTATTCACAAGTACCAAATTTGTATGGTAGGTCCATTAAAATAGGCATGCTTAGTACCTGTTTGCATGAATATGGGATGTACGTGGAGTAATTTGTTTGGTGCTTAAGTTGAATTGAATCATATTTCTACGGATTTTATAAACGAATTTTGTAAGGTTTAACTAAGATTAAAGCTTATCATAAAATGTTAAttgtttgttaagtttattgTTTCATCACTATCGGAGTACCATTAATGTTCCATTTTCGAGAGACATATGTCATGGTGTGAAGTATATTTTAGAAGTCTCACATCTACtaacaataaaacaaatttcaaagaTACAAATAGATACAAACCTCAATTTATAAATCGATTTTTTGACTATTCTTCCGATATAttccatttatatattaacatgatatattttataaattattgtgaTAAGTATTTTCCAGCAAAATTGCTTTATGTCGGTGTTTTAATCGATTTATAGTTTATTTGCTTTGGTACCAATCCTATGTGTCGTGCATGTTTTGCTGTGATGTAGGATGAATATTAATCACGTTGTCAAAATTTATGAAGAAAAGATTTGTCAAACTTTATTATGTCACGCAACTGTTCTATTTGAAAAATGTCCGCTGAATTGTCCGCTGTACTCATAAACCATCAATATTCTAACCTATCCACTTATATGGAAGAGAGTTCGAAagctattttatttttgtaaggtAATCAAGAACTATAATAATAACCACTTTCTTCGTCTCCCTTTCGATAAAGTTATTAATAAGAAAGGTGTTATTTCCtctttaatttatctaatctataataattttgcctttatctttttctttgtaTAATATGTAAAGAACTTGccattgaaataataaaattttcgtAAAATATCTTGTTCACAAGAAATACTACGTCCTATTCGTTATAAGTAGTGATGTACTTCTCAAAAAAGTCTAACAATTTGGTCGTATAACTAATATGATTAGATGTATCATTACATGATTAACTATATAATCTTAAGTGAATACATCACATATTTATTAAGTATGCACTTTGCGTTAAAGAAGATGGTGTGCGACAAAATGTGGGAATGATGTTAGGATAAGTGAATTGTAGAATAAgtgtttaaatttgtttttgcaCACTTAGACTtagcaagaaagaaaaaaattgatgaagcaaataaatgattgaaatgctttggatgaatttttttaagggttagatatgtttttaatctcttaacttttagtgaaaattggaattagtctttctaaactttgacctaatttagtcctacaattttagaaatgtgtgaatttagttcttttaaccaaattctgttaggtttatttgatatttcaaatgcgtttcataattgcatttgagttgtttacattaTTCGACACATTTCCACTTCAATGTTAGATGAGAAATgagtttgaaatgttaaataaatttaacaaaatttgattaaaatgataaaaataacgTATTTCTAATGATAGAGAattaaattagtcaaaaattttgaagaaaaactaatattaattttcactcaaagttaaggaataaaaaacttatttaacccATTTTAAAAACATATGGCTTATGAGTTCTGCAAACAAGAAAAAGGCCCTCTTAAAAACATTTGGCTAGACCAACATTGGTTATGCTTGTCAAGCCttgaaaatttctctatttaagtttttgggttaattatgttttttgttccttaaattttagtgaaaatttgaattagtctctcttcgaaactttgaacaatttagtccttcaacttTCAAGATGTGTGAATTTAGTAGGGGTGGCAATATGGGCCGGCCCGACCCGTTTAGgcctggcccgccccgcatactTTATGTGGGCTGAAAACACTGCTCCACCCCGCATACTCCTTGGCCCGGGGGCCCGGGGGCCGgcctacttttttttttaatttttatgataaaactttcaatgtttaaaaattgggaaactttaagaagtttacaaaattaagtaaagactttggagaattagatgataaatagataattcaacattttcatcatattcatactatgactaGAGATGGCAACGGGACGGGGCGGACACGGGTTTCGCTgtcccatacccatacccatacccaaatccaacgggtattaaacttttgacccatccccatccccactgggtaacaggtataatctcgtacccatacccatacccattttcttactacttcaatattaattttaattaatttttataaaataataaaatttttatgataaaggaaacataatattatcaaatattcaatattagattgatgattgtttcttccatatcaaatactttaaaataaattataattgtttacattttatataataataccaaataaaatttcatgagaactaaaacaattattaaatttgcaaatattaatgaaacataattgataaaatttaaaaatattttttaaaaaatataaaagaaaaacaaatattcaaattaaaatatattttaaatgtttgtttacttcaatcttttaaattctaataaatcttttttttatacactaataaaagttataatacatcatttgatcaaaatgatacaaagaacataaatgatattttaaatgtttgtgtacttcaatcttttaaattctaataaatatcttttttatacactaataaaagttataatacatcatttgatcaaaatgatacaaagaacaaataataatcataataaaagtttaaaataaattataattgtttacattttagattataataccaaataaagtttcatgagaaccaacacatttattaaatttacatacattaatgaaacctagttgataatatttaaaaatattttttaaaaagtataagcgaaaaacaaatattcaaattaaaatatattttaaatgtttgtttactttaatcttttaaattctaatgaatatcttttttatatactaataaaagttataatacatcatttgatcaaaatgatacaaagaacaaataataatcataataaaagtttaaaataaattataattatttacattttagattataataccaaataaaatttcatgagaaccaacacatttattaaatttgcaaatattaatgaaacctagttgatgaaatttaaaaatacttttaaaaaaatataaaaggaaacaaatattcaaattaaaatatattttaaatgtttgtttacttcaatattttaaattttaatgaatctctttttatacactaataaaagttataatactttacttaatcaaaatgatacaaagaacaaataataatcataataataaaattttaacatagatcttatatcttttgaacttcaattatgttggatggtgataaaaaatattaatgacaattacattaaatttttatattgtagtaaataaaagttatttatataattatagtgaaaaaattacagtatgattgataatgagttaaaaaataaaaaataattaaataaaatatatcgaaatagtattatacataatgaaaataaacaagaaataaaaatattaaaaaattaacaaatgtttacaaacaatttgagagactattaaaagaaatcgcacaaaagaaaacaaatgtataattaagggtatgataagttgaaaaatatcttagagatctaagaagatttttcaaatatcaacgtATATACTCtgtagttgagaaataacaaaaaatgttttagtgaaataaaaaagttattcaaatgaaacaaaaactaataataagaataataagtaaatgattttttttatattacctagtaaacgaaatgtttgtgctattaaatacttaaattgagagtattaaacattttcatgtaaaagaaaaatatacattaaataaaaatattaaaaaataatagaaatattcaaatgtgagatataaattttttaattaacatacatatttttgaacataattacataaagattatgataagatgaaaaatataattgaaatgcaaaattagtttcatgacaaaccaaataattagaataaataaaaaataatatatatatatatatatatatatgtggttatttaattaattaggaatattttaataatttaaacggggacggatAATATGACGGGGATAtgtacccatccccatacccaattgaaaaagttggggattcctcatacccaaacccaTACCcggtcaatgcggggattccccgtcaaaatgaggacgggttcgggcaatacccacggggacgggtttatttgccatctctaactatgacatacacaatgtattctttaaattttagcacattaaaaattacataatacttgtcttttccagttataaaagaatttgaaatgttaatgcaagagtccataaaagaagtaattaatatacacaaatgcaagttttttttttttttttttaattttatgcgggcttgcgggccggcccgcacaGGCCGCGGTCCTATGCGGGCCGAGCCCGCGCGGGCTTGCGAGCTCACTATTCTGGCCCCCCCACATTTTTTCTGCGAGCCTGTGGGCCAGACCCTAATTGTCATCCtagaatttagtcttttaaaccaaattttgttaattttatttgacatttcaaacacttttcatgataatatgtaatatttgagtggtttacaccgtttgacacattctcacTTAAATGTTAACTGATAAACGCATttgaaacatcagataaacttaaaaaaatttagttaaaaaaaaaaattaaacccatgcatatttaaaaataagagactaaattggtctaaattttcaaaagaggctaattctaatttttactgaaaattaatgaacataaaacatatttggttaaatatgtttttgatccctcaagtttaactgaattttagaattagtccctcttcgaaactttataccaatttagttcttcatctttagaaatgtgtggatttagtccttcttaccaacttttgttaactttatttgacattttaaacgcattttataataatatttgagttaatattgaagcgaaaatgtgtcaaaccgtgtaaacaattcaatattataatgaaatgtgcttgaaacatcaaataaacttaacaaaacttggttaaaatgactaaattgacgtaattttaaagatgaaggactaaattggtcaaaagtttcgaagaggactaattccaaatttcactgaaacttgaggaactaaaaacatatttaaccctaagtTTTTGTTATGCAAATCTCTATACGACttctctatatttaaaaaataaataattttttttttatttttgtatatgataGGCTTATTCAATTCCATTTGAGGAAGGCCATAGCAATTATATTTCACTCCAAGGATCAAAAGGTTTAGCGGCTTAAGTTAACTTGGATTGATAGCTTGTTGTTTTAACCATAAATATACTGAAAATAtgtctttaaaaattaatgtagtGTATTAAGtacttttagttatttaattaaatgtattaaatatgtTCACAATTTTgaatacattaaatatttataaatagtaaaatcaataaaatcatcatacaaaattataaaatcatataaatctagattttttaaaatgtttgttGATTACTTCTTCACCTCCTTAAATAAATGCATTCCGTTTAAATTAAACCTATACCTGAACCTAagtaaaagttaatttaattacaaattttgattGTTAGATGTGTTCTCACCAcatcacaattaaaaattaatataattaaaattttctttgtttttcgaccacaaattttttatacacataaaacattcattttatctctataagTTCATTTTAATTCTCTTTGTATACCCAccttatcatttaaattttaaagattaaaactgGATTAATTTCTACTCttatcaaaaattaataattgttcCCATTAAACCTAAAGTAGTAACAAAGAAGATGATGTTCTTGTTATCCCATGttcttattaatttaattcatgGAAGAGATAGAGCTAATGAAgatctttttagtttttattttgatttgaatgatttatattagatgaattaagtttaatgaagtattaaaaaaataatcaattttataaccataaaatttgataaagcaTTAATAGgggattgattttattttcatgaatttgtgtttagtgatatattatatttgtaaaaaattttaaaatctattaatCATGTTACGACTATACGAAATCTTCACGATTCTGAATGTAATctcaattttaacaattttaaacaCATGAATCTCGTGAttaatgtgtaaaaaaaatttcacttaaattatCGAAGATGCCGAGGGAATACataatgtttataaattttcataaaatcaaGATTAACACAAATTCGCCTATTTAACTTCTTATTTCAATGTTGAATTTCTACATGGACGGAGTTACGGTCCCCTTTCTAAGATAGTATTTGTTAATTCCTAttcataaatacaaattaaaatattgatgatttttttaataaacttttatctATATTGTCTCttgtattgtttatttttcaataaaataaatttaattaaaaaagatagATTAAAGTAACAAAGAAggtaaagaaatattaataacaaagaagaagaagatgaagaaggtaatttcttttattttgaaagcaATAACATAATTGAAGAAGACAAAtccttatttaaatattgtatgGATGACTTATAGCATATGAAGTGAGTGAGTGTGAAGTTGCTATCCAATGGTGGGAGTCTTATAAACGATTCCCTCTTTAGTGACCCAAACCCTAACCCTGTCACAACGGAAATCAGCTGTGACTATGGATCCCTTCAGCACAGTGTGAGCATCCACATAAGGATTCTCCCTCTCAATCGTACCCACTGCCACCGATCCTTCCACTCCGACTAACTCCGGCCATGAATTCTTACCTGCACACacattaaatatcaaattatatatcaaacCCACAACCCTTATTCTATTCATGCTTGCTATATACAACATATATATTTACCTTTGCACTCCGACATCTTTCTCTTCTGTTTTCTTAATGCAattcttgtttttgtgatttaGATGCGTTGATATGTGGACGTATTTATAGTTTGTTCTGGCCATGAACGGATGTGCCTACTTTTCAATTATGTACGACACAAGTTAATCAGATTGTCAATATTTACACAAACAAGATTTGTCAAACATTTGCGATCTCACGCAAACACTCTTCTATTTTGAAACTCTTTGCTGCTTATCAACCCTTCAAATCTTTACACACATACCTTCCAATTTCTAATCTAACCGCATACTACTTCATCAACTCTATCCAAAACTTGTGCCTCTTCGCCCTTGTACTAGGCCATGACGTATATTACAGTTATATTGCGAAAAATATAAATCACtttcttaaatattatatatatatatatatatatatatatataagttaattaattaaattaattttatcgtATAAATGTACCTTTTTAATTAGGATAAAAGTACAACAAGATCTATGTGAATGATTTAAAGGTTAGATTAATTATGAATAGTCACGTACATACaaaattataactattataTATCCTTTTAACCATAATTCATTCAAATTGTTAGAATCACTTTAAAAGATTTgttaaaaattcattcaaaattatACTTTTCCACTAAACAACCTTTGAGATATACTTTCCGAAACGATTAACATCCATCCTCTTAGGACAGTGACTCTTATGTACaaggtaccaaatgtgtatggTAGGTCAACTAAAATAGGCATGCTTATAGTTCGTGTATACATGAATATAGGATTTACGTGGAGTAATTTGTTTCGGATTAGATTGAGTTGAATTATATTTCTAGGGATTCATTCTGAGACTTCCTTTATTACATAACCACTAATATCCGAGCTGCTGCAAGATTTAACGGTATCTAATTTGTTCTAATAAGACATCTAAGCACCTAAGCATGTTGTTTAATTCATGGTTCAGAATCTATCCTAATAAagttttttgtttaattgagtTTATTATTTCATCTGCTGTTAATACAATCGTATTATCCAATAATATTTCATGCTCGAGATATATTGATAAGCAGATAATATATAGGTATATTCATGCATTAGTTAAAGACATTTTTATGCATTTGTACATTATTGGATTAATTTTATCATGCATTATCTAGTTTCGGACAATACATTTGAATTGGTACATTGTTTGTGTAAATAGGTCAAAGGGAGTAAGTTAGACGCAAAACAGCATGTTCCACAAGTGTCTGGTGGAGTATTTCACGACTTGTGGATTTGACTTCAATAATGCGAGTTTCAAAACAACTTGTTCCATAGGTGCTTGGTagatttttccacaacttgtgATTTTTGCTTCAAATTGGAGGATACAAAACAATGTGGTGCCTAGTGGGTGTTTCCACGACCTGTGGAGTTTGCTTCAGGAGATCATGGGCAAAACAGTGTGTTTCACAGGTGGCCTGTGGATTTTTCCACAACCTGTGAATTTTCCAGcgaaaaatttaaagattacaTGAGAACGTGGAAAGAGGAGAGATATGGAGAAACGAttagaggagagagaaaatcACGTCAACAAACGAGAGAACGTGGAAAAGATAAAAGGAGGCGTGTTCACGAAAAAaaaacttcttcttcttcttctctattTCCATCAGTTGCTTTGCCTACCGTTtgaagtttttcttttcattatacATAACTAATTTCCTTTTGTTGGAGGTTGATGTAAGACTTTGGATTATAGGTTCTATTCTTtacatttgatgttttgttaatGTTCTTTATCTCAGTGCTCTGTTTAtggttttatcatttatttatgagCAATTTCACAATGGAGAAAGTGGGGATTGTTTGCAATTATAAACAAGACATGTTAGATTATGTCACAATTAGGCATATCTAATTAGTTTGCAATAGAGATGATTATTGATTTCTcatgattttattgaatttttgtaaactGACCTAAGAAATTAGGGGTTCGAATTCAATGAATAGATTTTACTTACTAAGGGATTAGGAGTAAAACAACTCTCAGTAAACTCAAGTGGATGATTACATTGCTTGCATCAATTGAAAAGGAGTATAATTCTATAGGAAAAAGTACGAAATCAATCCTCTAACGGTTCTTCTATCTTCTAttgattaaagtttttgttataaattttatgatagcAATTCTATTTATCCACATTTGCTCAAAATTACGCGAATTGGGAATCTAGTATAAAACAAATCAATCCTAGAGGACGATATTTTATTACTACGTTAACCATTGGTTCACTTATCAAACATTCATCATATATATCTCAACATAAGAAAAGAGTATCAAAAGTTATATCGATTAAAAataagactaatttaaaaaatataaataaatataaatctcACTTTACATGTTAATTTTGTGTAATTGAGAAGTTTACTTTTTAgatatagaaaacaaaattattttaaagtcaTTTTTTACATGGATACGCCCTGAATCGTATTTTAGATGATCTTAGAAAAGAAATGTTGCATTTTCTCCCAAAAGTGCACTAATATGACGTAGTAAATTAAAAAGTGATATCTGAAGTCTGGTGCTACTGAACTGTTACGTTGTACATGAGCTAAACGTCGGTAGgagatatatataattgttgtttgatttttttttctctttttttaccttttttatgatttttctaaTTGCAGCTACAAATTCGTTGATTATCAAGTCAATTTGATATTTAGACCACATATTTATAAGGTGGAATTCACTTTCATCTTAGTTTAAACGATTTGTTATTACGGTTGGCCTCATGAAAATAACATGTGTTGAAAAGTTTCACATCATTTAGAATAATTATGGGAGTGAGTGTTAATAACTATGTAATGGGCTCTAAGTCTATTATGTTCTTTGCTCCAAGTCAAAGACACTTTAAGTTTGTATTTGACTCTTCTAATACTCTTGTAATAAGAATTTTGTGAGGGTTGAGTTAAATTATTGCTttgggtatatatatatatatatatatatatatatatatatatatatatatatatatatatatatatatatatatatatatatatatatatatatatatatatatatatatatatcatacaaTTAAGATGATGAAAAAGATCTTTTTTAATAGACAATCAATCATACTCAAGTATGCTATCTTTTAATAATAccttataaaaataactttctATAAACCAATTAATATATCCAGTTTGGTATCCTTTATTTCATGGATAATTCTTAACTCCACTTTATTTTGGAATTAATTAAAACGTAAAATTTGATCACTTTTATCGTTACAAATTTACCATACAATTAATTCCTAATTCCTAATTAACAATAACATATAATACATAAAGCAAACCATTATGCCATAGTGAATGCATTTCTCAAAGTATTCATAAAACAAATCATTATGCCATACATATAAGTGAATGCACTTTTCAAAGTATTCTTATCAGTACCAAAAGCTTGCAAATTCAAGTGCAATCCAAATTTTGCTTTATCCATTCATGTTAATCAAAGTTTTCAATTCAATTCCATGCATAACAAAAAGACACAtaattaatctaattaataaatcataaaagggaaaattaatatttgtgcACATACCATACAACGCATACTACAATGTATCAAACAGTAACTCGTGCacccaattttataaaaaccaaataaaaatttaaaatccctAAATTCCATAATTAGGGTTTTTATAATTTGGGAAATTCTTTCTATGGAGAATTATAAATTCCTAAACTTGACTCTGATACCAATGTAAAATCAACCATTCaagaaacaattttattatacacGAACTTTTAGAAACTATGATTCTCACAATTATACGATTAAAAGAGTTCAAGAATTTACCTGGATCTATTACAAAGTTCTCTTAATCAATGTTTTTCCTCTTCTTACTTCTCTTTAATGACTTCTTAATAATATAGAATTACCAAATACAAAGTCTTCTCCTGTCAGAGTCacttttcttttactttctcTTTTGGAACATAATATATCCTTCAACTTCTCAGGAGCAACGGTCATATTTTACTCATctagtatttta is a window from the Vigna unguiculata cultivar IT97K-499-35 chromosome 7, ASM411807v1, whole genome shotgun sequence genome containing:
- the LOC114190773 gene encoding glu S.griseus protease inhibitor-like, with the translated sequence MSECKGKNSWPELVGVEGSVAVGTIERENPYVDAHTVLKGSIVTADFRCDRVRVWVTKEGIVYKTPTIG